One window of Polynucleobacter sp. HIN5 genomic DNA carries:
- the fusA gene encoding elongation factor G, giving the protein MARKTPIERYRNIGISAHIDAGKTTTTERVLFYTGVNHKIGEVHDGAATMDWMEQEQERGITITSAATTAFWKGMAGNYPEHRINIIDTPGHVDFTIEVERSMRVLDGACMVYCAVGGVQPQSETVWRQANKYRVPRLAFVNKMDRTGANFFKVYDQMKARLKANPIPIQVPIGAEENFQGVIDLIKMKAIIWDDASQGTKFTYGDIPAELKEAAEEWREKMLEAAAESSEEMMDKYLGGETLTEEDIKKALRQRTIAGEIVPMLCGSAFKNKGVQAMLDAVVDFLPSPVDIPPVKGEKEDGSETSRKASDDEKFSALAFKIMTDPFVGQLIFFRVYSGVVNSGDTIYNPIKGKKERIGRLLQMHANQREEIKEVRAGDIAAAVGLKEATTGETLCDPDNILILERMVFPEPVISQAVEPKTKADQEKMGLALNRLAQEDPSFRVKTDEESGQTIISGMGELHLEIIVDRMKREFGVEATVGKPQVAYRETIRKVCDEIEGKFVKQSGGRGQYGHVVLKLEPQDPGKGFEFVDAIKGGVVPREYIPAVEKGIVETLNAGVLAGYPVVDVKATLFFGSYHDVDSNENAFKMAASMAFKDGMRKATPVLLEPMMAVEVETPEDFMGNVMGDLSSRRGIMQGMDDIPGGGKIVRAEVPLAEMFGYSTGLRSLTQGRATYTMEFKHYSEAPKNVADAVIAAKAK; this is encoded by the coding sequence GTGGCACGTAAAACCCCCATTGAGCGCTATCGAAATATTGGTATCTCTGCACACATCGATGCTGGCAAAACAACCACAACCGAGCGTGTGTTGTTTTATACCGGCGTAAATCACAAAATCGGCGAAGTTCATGATGGCGCTGCCACGATGGACTGGATGGAGCAAGAGCAAGAGCGTGGAATTACCATCACTTCAGCTGCTACCACCGCCTTCTGGAAAGGTATGGCTGGTAATTATCCGGAGCATCGCATCAACATCATTGATACACCAGGACACGTTGACTTCACGATTGAAGTGGAGCGCTCAATGCGCGTATTGGATGGTGCCTGCATGGTTTACTGTGCGGTGGGCGGAGTTCAGCCACAATCCGAAACCGTTTGGCGTCAAGCAAACAAATACAGAGTTCCTCGATTGGCCTTTGTAAACAAAATGGATCGTACCGGCGCGAATTTCTTTAAGGTCTACGACCAAATGAAAGCTCGGCTTAAGGCGAACCCAATTCCGATCCAGGTTCCAATTGGCGCTGAGGAAAATTTCCAGGGCGTGATCGATTTGATCAAAATGAAAGCCATCATTTGGGATGATGCCTCCCAAGGGACCAAATTTACTTACGGTGACATCCCTGCTGAATTGAAAGAAGCCGCTGAAGAGTGGCGCGAGAAAATGCTCGAGGCTGCGGCTGAGAGCTCTGAGGAAATGATGGACAAATACCTTGGCGGCGAAACTCTGACAGAAGAAGACATTAAGAAGGCACTCCGTCAACGGACCATTGCAGGTGAAATCGTTCCCATGCTTTGTGGCAGCGCTTTTAAAAATAAAGGCGTTCAAGCCATGCTGGACGCAGTAGTTGATTTCTTGCCGTCACCCGTTGATATTCCTCCGGTCAAAGGCGAAAAAGAAGACGGAAGCGAAACCAGTCGTAAAGCCAGTGATGATGAAAAGTTCTCGGCACTCGCATTTAAGATCATGACCGATCCATTTGTGGGTCAGTTAATTTTCTTCCGCGTCTACTCTGGTGTTGTGAATTCTGGTGACACCATCTATAACCCCATTAAGGGCAAGAAAGAGCGGATTGGTCGTCTTTTACAGATGCACGCTAATCAACGCGAAGAAATTAAAGAAGTTCGTGCTGGCGATATCGCCGCTGCAGTTGGTTTAAAAGAAGCCACCACTGGCGAAACTCTTTGCGACCCAGATAATATTTTGATTTTAGAGCGCATGGTGTTCCCAGAGCCCGTGATCTCTCAGGCTGTTGAGCCAAAAACGAAGGCTGACCAAGAGAAGATGGGCTTAGCGCTCAATCGCCTTGCACAAGAAGATCCATCATTCCGCGTGAAGACCGACGAAGAATCTGGTCAGACGATTATTTCTGGAATGGGCGAGCTACACCTTGAAATTATTGTGGATCGCATGAAGCGCGAGTTCGGCGTTGAGGCAACGGTTGGTAAACCACAAGTTGCTTATCGTGAAACCATTCGTAAAGTTTGCGACGAAATCGAAGGCAAGTTTGTTAAGCAATCTGGTGGCCGTGGCCAGTATGGTCACGTGGTATTGAAACTTGAGCCACAAGATCCGGGCAAGGGCTTTGAGTTTGTCGATGCAATCAAAGGCGGCGTCGTGCCACGTGAATACATACCTGCTGTTGAAAAGGGTATTGTTGAAACCCTGAACGCCGGCGTTCTTGCTGGATATCCAGTGGTGGACGTTAAGGCAACTTTGTTCTTTGGTTCCTACCACGATGTTGACTCGAATGAGAATGCATTCAAGATGGCGGCGTCGATGGCGTTTAAAGACGGGATGCGTAAAGCGACTCCGGTTCTGCTTGAGCCAATGATGGCGGTAGAGGTTGAGACGCCTGAAGATTTCATGGGTAACGTGATGGGCGATTTATCGTCTCGCCGCGGCATCATGCAAGGCATGGATGACATCCCTGGTGGCGGCAAGATTGTGCGCGCTGAGGTCCCCCTTGCAGAAATGTTTGGATACTCAACCGGTTTGCGCTCATTAACGCAAGGCCGCGCAACTTACACCATGGAATTTAAGCATTATTCAGAAGCACCTAAGAACGTCGCTGATGCTGTCATTGCAGCAAAAGCAAAGTAA
- the rpsG gene encoding 30S ribosomal protein S7 — MPRRREVPKREILPDPKFGNVEVAKFMNVLMLDGKKSVAERIVYGAFEHIEKKANKEPLEIFSTAMGNVKPMVEVKSRRVGGANYQVPVEVRPSRRSALAMRWLREAAKKRGEKSMAQRLANELLEAAEGRGGAMKKREEVHRMAEANKAFSHFRF; from the coding sequence ATGCCGCGTCGTCGCGAAGTCCCGAAACGGGAAATTCTTCCTGACCCAAAATTTGGGAATGTGGAAGTTGCTAAGTTCATGAACGTCTTAATGCTTGACGGCAAAAAGTCTGTTGCAGAGCGCATCGTCTATGGTGCCTTTGAACACATTGAGAAAAAAGCCAATAAAGAACCACTTGAGATTTTTTCGACTGCCATGGGAAATGTTAAACCCATGGTTGAGGTTAAAAGTCGCCGGGTTGGCGGTGCCAACTATCAGGTACCTGTTGAAGTTCGTCCATCGCGTCGATCCGCGTTGGCAATGCGCTGGCTAAGAGAGGCTGCCAAGAAACGTGGTGAGAAATCCATGGCACAGCGTTTGGCAAACGAATTACTAGAAGCTGCCGAAGGTCGTGGCGGCGCAATGAAGAAGCGTGAAGAGGTACACCGTATGGCTGAAGCCAACAAAGCCTTCTCGCATTTCCGTTTCTAA
- the rpsL gene encoding 30S ribosomal protein S12: protein MPTINQLLRKPRSRLVIKSKSPALQNSPQRRGVCTRVYTTTPKKPNSALRKVAKVRLTNGFEVISYIGGEGHNLQEHSVVLIRGGRVKDLPGVRYHIVRGSLDLQGVKDRKQARSKYGAKRAKKA, encoded by the coding sequence ATGCCAACAATTAATCAGCTGCTGCGTAAGCCGCGCTCACGACTAGTGATCAAGAGCAAAAGCCCAGCGTTGCAGAATAGCCCCCAGCGCCGCGGTGTTTGCACCCGTGTTTACACGACGACGCCAAAAAAGCCAAATTCGGCATTGCGTAAAGTGGCAAAGGTGCGCTTAACCAACGGGTTTGAGGTGATCTCATACATTGGCGGTGAAGGCCATAACCTCCAGGAGCACTCGGTTGTGCTGATTCGTGGCGGTCGTGTGAAGGATTTGCCTGGTGTGCGTTATCACATTGTTCGCGGATCTCTTGACTTACAGGGTGTTAAAGACCGTAAGCAGGCGCGTTCCAAGTATGGTGCAAAGCGCGCTAAGAAAGCGTAA